In Juglans regia cultivar Chandler chromosome 5, Walnut 2.0, whole genome shotgun sequence, the following are encoded in one genomic region:
- the LOC109008601 gene encoding GATA transcription factor 10-like, which produces MSGSSLLNENLNGISDFDDFFKFLDFPLEDVEGNVGEDWNAKLELLDPPSIDVLAGLSPGFSGKTSNDSSKCPENLSAPCYETSPLEVLPVTAEATSNRSIVLHKASDGKGLRLFQTSSPISVLESSSSCSVENPTTVEPKIISAVKRARSKRSRPRQPNFNRKFVIPFFSSSPKLSHPSASFESGSETDLTETVSNPSKRKLRKKKNLTVLSGATETMDHSSQGPVATRKCMHCEVTKTPQWREGPMGPKTLCNACGVRYRSGRLFPEYRPMASPTFVPSVHSNSHKKVIEMRSKASLVAETF; this is translated from the exons ATGAGCGGTTCTTCCCTTTTGAACGAGAATCTCAATGGAATTTCTGATTTCGATGACTTCTTCAAATTCCTTGATTTTCCGTTGGAGGATGTGGAAGGGAATGTGGGAGAAGATTGGAATGCTAAGTTAGAATTGCTTGATCCGCCATCGATTGATGTTTTGGCTGGTTTATCGCCTGGGTTTTCTGGTAAAACAAGTAATGATTCTTCAAAGTGTCCTGAAAATCTCTCTGCTCCG TGTTATGAAACTTCTCCACTAGAAGTGCTGCCGGTCACTGCTGAAGCCACATCCAATAGAAGCATTGTCCTTCACAAAGCTTCTGATGGCAAAGGTTTGCGGCTCTTCCAAACCTCTAGTCCAATATCTGTTCTCGAAAGCAGCAGCTCTTGCTCGGTTGAGAATCCCACAACCGTTGAACCCAAAATTATTAGTGCTGTAAAGCGTGCTAGAAGCAAGCGTTCACGCCCACGCCAACCAAACTTCAACCGGAAATTCGtgattccttttttttcctctagtcCCAAATTATCCCATCCTTCAGCATCTTTTGAATCTGGTTCAGAAACAGATTTGACCGAGACAGTATCAAACCCgtcaaaaagaaaattgaggaagaaaaagaacctGACAGTGCTCTCAGGTGCCACGGAGACGATGGACCATTCATCACAAGGACCGGTTGCAACAAGAAAATGCATGCATTGCGAGGTGACAAAGACCCCACAATGGAGGGAGGGCCCAATGGGGCCAAAGACCCTTTGCAATGCATGTGGTGTTCGTTACAGATCTGGACGCCTCTTTCCGGAGTACCGTCCTATGGCAAGTCCTACCTTCGTTCCATCGGTGCATTCCAACTCCCACAAAAAGGTAATTGAGATGAGAAGCAAAGCTAGTCTGGTGGCAGAAACTTTTTGA